The following coding sequences lie in one Cronobacter universalis NCTC 9529 genomic window:
- a CDS encoding type II toxin-antitoxin system RelE/ParE family toxin produces MKHIFQTEVFRRWQASLKDQRVKTMIAARLFRLANGLPGDVKPVGAGISELRIHYGAGYRIYFKQHGDVIVILLCGGDKHTQDKDILLAKMLADLPENQWR; encoded by the coding sequence ATGAAGCATATTTTTCAAACTGAAGTATTCCGCCGTTGGCAAGCCAGTCTGAAAGACCAGCGGGTAAAAACGATGATTGCCGCGCGGCTTTTTCGGCTGGCTAATGGTTTGCCTGGTGATGTTAAGCCCGTCGGCGCAGGCATCAGCGAGCTGCGTATTCACTACGGCGCGGGATACCGGATTTATTTCAAACAACACGGCGACGTGATTGTCATTTTGCTTTGTGGTGGTGATAAGCACACGCAGGATAAAGACATTCTTCTTGCGAAAATGCTGGCTGACCTGCCAGAGAACCAGTGGAGATAA
- a CDS encoding addiction module antidote protein translates to MKLTEYDPAAALIDDEEIAFFMADALETGDAGHIAKALGIVARAKGMSHIASQTGLSREQLYRSFSDKGNPTLKTTLAVMKALGLGLTIKS, encoded by the coding sequence ATGAAGCTGACCGAATACGATCCCGCTGCGGCGCTGATTGATGATGAGGAGATCGCCTTCTTTATGGCGGACGCGCTCGAAACTGGCGACGCCGGACATATTGCAAAGGCGCTGGGCATCGTCGCGCGCGCTAAAGGCATGTCGCATATCGCCTCTCAGACAGGGTTGTCGCGTGAACAGCTGTACCGTTCTTTCAGTGATAAAGGCAACCCAACGCTTAAAACCACGCTGGCAGTGATGAAAGCGCTGGGTCTCGGTTTAACGATTAAATCATAA
- a CDS encoding Na/Pi cotransporter family protein: MLTLLHLLSAVALLVWGTHIVRTGVMRVFGARLRSVLSRSVEKKPLAFCAGIGVTALVQSSNATTLLVTSFVAQDLVALTPALVIVLGADVGTALMARVLTFDLSWLSPLLIFIGVIFFLGRKQSRAGQMGRVAIGLGLILQALELIVQAVTPITQASGVQVIFASLTGDIMLDALIGAMFAVISYSSLAAVLLTATLNATDVISFQVALCLVIGANLGSGLLAMLNNGAASPAARRVALGSLLFKLVGSLLVLPFVPLLAQTLHKLPLEESELVIYFHVFYNLIRCLVMVPFAGMMARLCQRIIPDAPETDLRMKPRHLDPSALDTPALGLANAARETLRIGDVLEQMLEVYGKVMHGEPRQEKTLRRLADDVDVLYTAIKLYMARMPKEDLAEEEAKRWAEIIEMSLNLEQAADILERMGSEVANKSLAARRAFSPEGVKELDTLLEKLTANLKLSLSVFFAGDVQSARRLRRHKHRFRILNRRYAHAHVDRLHQQNVQSIETSSLHLGLLGDMKRLNSLFCAVAYSILEQPDDDEERLEE; this comes from the coding sequence GTGTTAACGCTGTTACACCTGCTTTCTGCTGTGGCGCTGCTGGTCTGGGGCACTCACATCGTGCGTACCGGCGTCATGCGCGTCTTCGGCGCGCGCTTAAGAAGCGTGCTCAGCCGCAGCGTTGAGAAAAAACCGCTCGCCTTCTGCGCGGGCATCGGCGTGACGGCGCTGGTGCAGAGCAGCAACGCCACCACGCTGCTTGTCACTTCGTTCGTCGCGCAGGATCTGGTGGCGCTCACGCCCGCGCTGGTCATTGTGCTCGGCGCGGATGTCGGTACGGCGCTCATGGCGCGCGTGCTCACCTTCGATCTCTCGTGGCTCTCGCCGCTGCTGATTTTTATCGGCGTCATCTTCTTTCTGGGCCGTAAACAGAGCCGCGCCGGCCAGATGGGGCGCGTCGCTATCGGCCTTGGGCTGATTTTGCAGGCGCTGGAGCTTATCGTGCAGGCGGTCACGCCCATCACCCAGGCCTCCGGCGTGCAGGTGATTTTCGCCTCGCTCACCGGCGATATCATGCTCGACGCGCTAATCGGCGCCATGTTCGCGGTCATCAGCTACTCAAGCCTGGCGGCGGTTCTGCTGACCGCCACGCTCAACGCCACGGACGTCATCTCATTTCAGGTGGCGCTCTGCCTGGTGATTGGCGCGAACCTCGGCTCCGGCCTGCTGGCGATGCTCAATAACGGCGCCGCCAGCCCGGCGGCGCGGCGCGTGGCGCTCGGCAGTCTGCTGTTTAAGCTGGTGGGCAGCCTGCTGGTGCTGCCTTTCGTGCCGCTGCTGGCGCAAACCCTCCATAAGCTGCCGCTGGAGGAGTCGGAACTGGTTATCTATTTCCACGTTTTCTACAACCTCATTCGCTGCCTCGTGATGGTGCCCTTCGCGGGCATGATGGCGCGCCTCTGCCAGCGCATCATTCCCGACGCCCCGGAAACCGATCTGCGCATGAAGCCGCGGCATCTTGACCCGAGCGCGCTCGACACGCCGGCGCTGGGGCTCGCCAACGCCGCGCGCGAAACGCTGCGCATCGGCGACGTGCTGGAGCAGATGCTGGAGGTCTACGGCAAAGTGATGCACGGCGAACCGCGCCAGGAGAAAACGCTGCGGCGGCTCGCCGACGACGTGGATGTGCTCTACACCGCCATCAAGCTCTATATGGCGCGCATGCCGAAAGAGGATCTGGCTGAAGAGGAGGCGAAACGCTGGGCGGAAATTATTGAAATGTCGCTGAACCTCGAACAGGCGGCGGATATTCTGGAGCGTATGGGCAGCGAAGTGGCGAACAAATCGCTGGCCGCGCGCCGCGCGTTTTCACCGGAAGGCGTGAAAGAGCTGGATACCCTGCTGGAGAAACTGACCGCCAACCTGAAGCTCAGCCTGTCGGTCTTTTTCGCGGGAGACGTGCAAAGCGCTCGCCGTCTGCGGCGCCATAAACACCGTTTTCGCATCCTCAACCGCCGCTACGCCCATGCGCATGTGGACCGACTGCATCAGCAAAATGTGCAGAGTATTGAAACCAGCTCGCTGCATCTGGGGCTGCTTGGCGATATGAAGCGCCTGAACTCACTGTTCTGCGCCGTGGCTTACAGCATTCTCGAACAGCCGGATGACGATGAGGAGCGGCTGGAAGAGTAG